In Streptomyces sp. DG2A-72, one genomic interval encodes:
- a CDS encoding FtsX-like permease family protein, giving the protein MRSFAPNGLARAAVRFKPASFAGTFVALMMAALIVSACGILLETGARASVPPERYAKAPVVVAADQYARFVTGSGDSRSESADLLPDTARVDAALADKAARAPGVEGAVPDFTFPVRQDDGALTGHGWGAHAFTGAALTSGAAPRTGEVVLDGAAARAVKAGVGDTVTLETATGRADFRVSGLAKAGPGDVAKGATGWFADAQASALAGHPGKADAIAVLAKDGADADALAAGVKKALAGSGARVHTGDDRGAVEDRGLGYAREMLTGLGGSFGGIAAMVAVFTASGTVALSVAQRAREFALLRAVGATPRQIRRAVAAEALLVAPAAGLAGCLPGIGLAHWWFGQLQDRGAVPEAVDLYISWIPLVVAVGAGLLTALAAGWAAGRRPAKIKPGQALTEASVERLRPGVIRTVLGLGALVGGGFLTVVAARSAGEDAANAALGVVMLFMLAVALLGPLVARLCAELFGLPLSGGGASASLAAANSRTNARRLASAITPIVLAMAFASTLVFMHTSESHVAAKQLRAGVTADHVVTGPAGLPADAVDRAARAPGVDAAVGLLDTQVLVPVGSGGDRWLQSSATQGVSGSGAQLAKVQDLDVRSGSLDRVGKGRIAIDKTLATSAKVKVGDKLPIYLPDGTRTSPEVVAVYGRGLGLAAVTMDRASLAAHVTSGFDSTLLVRGGDAKALAPLGKVTDASGYAVEQNTDRELNAWANYTMAGVLGGFAAVAAVNTLVMTVLDRRRELGMLRLIGSTRRQVMRMLRWEGLLVAVTGIVLGTAIAAATLIPMMRGLTGEAPYVPPLVYAAFAGGAVGLGLLAVTLPARAALRR; this is encoded by the coding sequence GTGAGGAGCTTCGCCCCCAACGGCCTCGCCCGCGCGGCCGTGCGCTTCAAACCCGCGTCGTTCGCGGGCACGTTCGTCGCGCTGATGATGGCGGCGCTGATCGTCTCCGCCTGCGGCATCCTCCTGGAGACAGGCGCCCGCGCCTCGGTTCCGCCCGAGCGGTATGCCAAGGCGCCGGTGGTCGTGGCCGCGGACCAGTACGCCCGCTTCGTCACGGGCAGCGGGGACAGCCGGTCCGAGTCGGCGGACCTGCTGCCGGACACGGCGCGCGTGGACGCCGCGCTGGCCGACAAGGCGGCCCGTGCGCCCGGCGTGGAGGGGGCGGTGCCGGACTTCACGTTCCCGGTGCGCCAGGACGACGGCGCGCTGACGGGCCACGGCTGGGGAGCGCACGCCTTCACCGGTGCCGCGCTCACCTCCGGTGCCGCACCCCGTACCGGCGAGGTCGTACTCGACGGCGCCGCTGCGCGGGCCGTGAAGGCCGGCGTCGGCGACACGGTCACGCTCGAAACCGCCACCGGGCGCGCCGACTTCCGCGTCTCCGGGCTGGCGAAGGCCGGACCCGGCGACGTGGCCAAGGGCGCCACGGGCTGGTTCGCCGACGCCCAGGCTTCCGCGCTGGCCGGGCATCCCGGCAAGGCCGACGCAATCGCCGTACTGGCGAAGGACGGGGCCGACGCCGATGCGCTCGCCGCGGGCGTGAAGAAGGCGCTCGCCGGCTCCGGCGCCAGGGTGCACACCGGCGACGATCGCGGCGCCGTCGAGGACCGTGGGCTCGGGTACGCCAGGGAGATGCTCACCGGGCTCGGCGGCTCCTTCGGCGGGATCGCCGCCATGGTCGCCGTCTTCACGGCGTCCGGCACGGTCGCGCTGTCCGTCGCCCAGCGAGCCCGGGAGTTCGCGCTGCTGCGCGCCGTCGGAGCCACTCCGCGGCAGATCCGACGCGCGGTCGCAGCGGAGGCGCTGCTCGTCGCGCCCGCCGCCGGTCTGGCCGGCTGCCTGCCCGGGATCGGGCTTGCCCACTGGTGGTTCGGGCAGTTGCAGGACCGCGGGGCCGTCCCGGAGGCCGTGGACCTGTACATCTCCTGGATCCCCCTCGTCGTCGCCGTCGGCGCGGGACTGCTGACCGCGCTCGCCGCCGGCTGGGCCGCCGGGCGCCGGCCCGCGAAGATCAAGCCGGGGCAGGCGCTCACCGAGGCGTCGGTGGAGCGACTGCGGCCAGGCGTGATCCGTACGGTGCTGGGCCTGGGCGCCCTCGTCGGCGGCGGGTTCCTCACCGTCGTCGCCGCCCGTTCGGCCGGGGAGGACGCGGCCAACGCCGCCCTCGGCGTCGTCATGCTGTTCATGCTCGCCGTCGCGCTGCTCGGCCCGCTGGTGGCGCGGCTGTGCGCGGAGCTGTTCGGGCTCCCGCTGAGCGGCGGCGGTGCCTCGGCCTCGCTCGCGGCCGCCAACTCCCGTACGAACGCCCGTCGGCTGGCCTCCGCGATCACCCCGATCGTGCTGGCCATGGCCTTCGCCTCGACGCTCGTCTTCATGCACACGAGCGAGAGTCATGTCGCCGCGAAGCAGCTGCGCGCCGGAGTCACCGCGGACCACGTGGTCACGGGCCCGGCCGGGTTGCCCGCCGACGCCGTCGACCGGGCCGCCCGCGCGCCCGGCGTCGACGCGGCCGTGGGCCTGCTCGACACGCAGGTGCTCGTGCCCGTCGGGTCGGGCGGCGACCGGTGGCTGCAGAGCTCGGCGACCCAGGGCGTCTCCGGCTCCGGCGCGCAGCTCGCGAAGGTGCAGGACCTCGACGTGCGCAGCGGCAGCCTGGACCGGGTCGGCAAGGGCCGGATCGCCATCGACAAGACGCTCGCCACGTCGGCGAAGGTCAAGGTCGGCGACAAACTGCCCATCTACCTCCCGGACGGCACCAGGACCAGCCCCGAGGTCGTCGCCGTGTACGGCCGCGGGCTCGGCCTCGCCGCGGTGACCATGGACCGCGCGTCCCTGGCCGCCCACGTCACCTCGGGCTTCGACAGCACGCTCCTGGTACGGGGCGGCGACGCAAAGGCCCTCGCCCCGCTCGGCAAGGTCACCGACGCCTCCGGCTACGCAGTCGAGCAGAACACCGACCGCGAGCTCAACGCCTGGGCCAACTACACGATGGCCGGCGTCCTCGGCGGCTTCGCCGCTGTCGCCGCCGTCAACACGCTCGTGATGACCGTCCTCGACCGCCGCCGCGAGCTCGGCATGCTCCGCCTCATCGGCTCCACCCGGCGCCAGGTGATGCGGATGCTGCGCTGGGAAGGCCTTCTGGTGGCGGTGACCGGCATCGTCCTCGGCACGGCCATCGCCGCCGCGACGCTGATCCCGATGATGCGCGGCCTCACCGGCGAGGCCCCGTACGTACCTCCCCTGGTGTACGCAGCCTTCGCCGGTGGCGCGGTGGGACTGGGCCTGCTGGCAGTGACCCTGCCGGCGAGGGCGGCGCTGCGGCGCTGA
- a CDS encoding sigma-70 family RNA polymerase sigma factor: MDSTDIDRIDTSRFEASRNRLASLAYRLLGSATDAEDAVQDGFLHWQAADRERIKVPEAWLTKVVTNLCLDRLRSAQARRERTVGAWLPEPLLDGDPMLGPADTFEQRESVSLAVLTLMERLSPVERAVYVLREAFSYSHAEIAEILDVTESASQQHLHRARRRITAARRREGSEVDPVSARRIVEEFLAAATSGRTERLVALLTDDAIAISDGAGGLASKLLQFDTPQRVAAVVRAGFKPTAAKRRLAGGTPAIHYALVNGAPAILFVIGDQVIGTATFDIASGRIATVRGIAAPTRLVRLTEAWRRHGPDTPLITQW, translated from the coding sequence GTGGACAGCACCGACATTGATCGTATCGACACCAGTCGGTTCGAGGCGAGCCGGAACCGGCTGGCCTCGCTCGCCTACCGGCTACTGGGCTCCGCCACCGACGCCGAAGACGCCGTGCAGGATGGGTTCCTGCACTGGCAGGCCGCCGACCGGGAGCGCATCAAGGTGCCGGAAGCATGGCTGACCAAGGTCGTCACCAACCTGTGCCTCGACCGGCTCCGCTCGGCACAGGCCCGCCGCGAACGCACCGTCGGCGCCTGGCTCCCCGAACCGCTCCTCGACGGCGACCCCATGCTCGGTCCGGCCGACACGTTCGAGCAGCGCGAATCGGTCTCCCTGGCCGTGCTGACTCTCATGGAGCGCCTGTCACCCGTCGAGCGGGCCGTCTACGTCCTGCGCGAAGCGTTCTCCTACAGCCACGCCGAGATCGCCGAGATCCTCGATGTCACGGAGTCCGCAAGCCAGCAGCACCTCCACCGGGCCCGGCGCCGCATCACCGCCGCGCGCCGCCGCGAAGGCAGCGAAGTCGACCCGGTATCCGCCCGCAGGATCGTCGAGGAATTCCTCGCCGCTGCCACCTCGGGCCGCACCGAACGGCTGGTGGCGCTCCTCACCGACGACGCGATCGCGATCTCCGACGGCGCCGGCGGCCTGGCCTCGAAGCTGCTGCAGTTCGACACTCCGCAGCGCGTCGCCGCCGTCGTACGGGCCGGCTTCAAACCCACAGCCGCGAAACGGCGACTTGCAGGCGGCACGCCCGCCATCCACTACGCGCTCGTCAACGGCGCCCCCGCCATCCTCTTCGTGATCGGCGACCAGGTCATCGGCACCGCGACGTTCGACATCGCAAGCGGCAGGATCGCAACCGTGCGCGGCATCGCCGCCCCCACCCGCCTCGTCCGCCTCACCGAAGCCTGGCGGCGGCACGGACCGGACACGCCGCTCATCACCCAGTGGTGA
- a CDS encoding AAA family ATPase: MVGTEETRLVILRGNSASGKSTVAVGLRERFGRGLALVGQDNIRRVVLRERDRPGAANIGLIDLTARYALDAGYHVVVEGILYADRYGDMLAQLRRDHRGPTHAYYLDVPFAETLARHATKPFANDVNETQLRDWYRPLDLLPGGIETVVGADSTLAATVDRIMLDTGLTGLPALE, from the coding sequence ATGGTGGGAACCGAAGAAACACGGCTGGTCATCCTGCGCGGCAACAGCGCCTCGGGCAAGTCGACCGTCGCGGTCGGACTTCGCGAGCGGTTCGGCCGTGGCCTGGCCCTGGTCGGCCAGGACAACATCCGCAGGGTCGTCCTGCGCGAGCGGGACCGGCCGGGCGCCGCGAACATCGGCCTGATCGACCTGACGGCCCGTTACGCCCTGGACGCCGGATACCACGTCGTCGTCGAAGGCATCCTCTACGCCGATCGTTACGGCGACATGCTCGCCCAACTGCGCCGCGACCACCGCGGCCCGACCCACGCCTACTACCTGGACGTCCCGTTCGCCGAAACCCTCGCCCGCCACGCCACCAAACCGTTCGCCAACGACGTCAACGAGACGCAACTGCGCGACTGGTACCGGCCCTTGGACCTTCTGCCCGGTGGCATCGAGACCGTCGTCGGAGCCGACAGCACCCTGGCCGCGACAGTGGACCGCATCATGCTCGACACAGGCCTGACCGGCCTCCCGGCGCTGGAGTAG
- a CDS encoding SAM-dependent methyltransferase, which yields MADGRPAPDQEALSKIDTTVPHSARIWNYWMGGKDNYEVDRIAGDAYRETAPNIETMARASRQYLIRTVTFVAGDLGIRQFLDIGTGLPTYDNTHQVAQRVAPESRIVYADNDPLVLRHAQALLTSTPEGVTEYVDADLHEPEKILEAAGRILDFDQPVALMLMGILGHIQDYEEAKSIVRRLQADLCPGSYFVHYDSTDTDEELKRAQEGYDDTGAIPYVLRSPQQLAAYYEGLELLEPGIVSCPLWHPEPGTAPEPTDVYGGVARKP from the coding sequence ATGGCAGACGGCCGGCCCGCCCCCGACCAGGAAGCACTGTCCAAGATCGACACCACGGTGCCGCACTCCGCCCGCATCTGGAACTACTGGATGGGAGGCAAGGACAACTACGAGGTCGACCGGATCGCGGGCGACGCCTACCGCGAGACCGCGCCGAACATCGAGACCATGGCCCGCGCCTCCCGCCAGTACCTGATCCGCACCGTCACCTTCGTGGCCGGCGATCTCGGCATCCGACAGTTCCTCGACATCGGCACCGGCCTGCCCACGTACGACAACACCCACCAGGTCGCGCAGCGGGTGGCACCCGAGTCCCGCATCGTCTACGCCGACAACGACCCGCTCGTCCTCCGGCACGCCCAGGCCCTGCTCACCAGCACCCCCGAAGGCGTCACCGAGTACGTCGACGCGGACCTCCACGAACCGGAGAAGATCCTCGAAGCGGCGGGCCGGATCCTGGACTTCGACCAGCCGGTCGCCCTCATGCTCATGGGAATCCTCGGCCACATCCAGGACTACGAGGAGGCCAAGTCAATCGTCCGCCGCCTCCAAGCGGACCTGTGTCCCGGCAGCTACTTCGTGCACTACGACAGCACGGACACGGACGAGGAACTCAAGCGGGCCCAGGAGGGCTACGACGACACCGGCGCCATCCCGTACGTCCTGCGCAGCCCTCAGCAGCTCGCCGCGTACTACGAGGGCCTGGAACTGCTCGAACCCGGCATCGTCTCCTGCCCCCTGTGGCACCCCGAGCCCGGCACCGCGCCCGAGCCCACGGACGTCTACGGCGGGGTGGCCCGCAAGCCCTGA
- a CDS encoding DUF397 domain-containing protein, which translates to MGSKGPIYSGMSASDLGTEGWHKPWSGTNGGSCVEAKRLPDGSVAFRQSTDPDGPALVYSRDEMIVFLEGAKAGQADFLVA; encoded by the coding sequence ATGGGATCCAAGGGCCCCATCTACAGCGGTATGTCAGCCTCCGATCTGGGCACCGAGGGCTGGCACAAGCCCTGGAGCGGTACCAACGGCGGCAGTTGCGTCGAGGCCAAGCGGCTGCCCGACGGCAGCGTCGCCTTCCGCCAGTCCACGGACCCCGACGGTCCCGCGCTGGTCTACTCCCGCGACGAGATGATCGTGTTCCTGGAAGGCGCGAAGGCCGGCCAGGCCGACTTCCTGGTCGCCTGA
- a CDS encoding helix-turn-helix transcriptional regulator, whose product MSENRSSGSAPTVLRMVLGKRLKQLREQAGVSFEDAARAIEVTALTVRRIEKAEVGLRIPYVKELLQTYGVPAAEIEDFLDLARKANQPGWWYQYRDVLPEWFKAYVSLESEASVIRLYEPHYVPGLLQTHEYAGALMRVGFPDEPKEETARRVDLRLKRQDLLAKPDAPAIWAVLDETVLRRAVGGAEVMRAQIDRLHAALDLPKVRIQIMRFAAGAHPGAFGPFHHFRFGFSELPDIVYVESLAGAVYVDRPEDVGAYLEVLDRMSVQAEPVDRTRAILGELRKEL is encoded by the coding sequence GTGAGCGAGAACCGCTCGAGCGGCAGTGCACCCACCGTCCTGCGGATGGTCCTCGGCAAGCGGCTCAAACAGCTGCGGGAGCAGGCCGGAGTGTCCTTCGAGGACGCGGCGCGCGCCATCGAGGTCACCGCGCTCACGGTTCGGCGGATCGAGAAGGCCGAGGTCGGGCTGCGCATTCCGTACGTGAAGGAGTTGCTGCAGACCTACGGCGTCCCGGCGGCGGAGATCGAGGACTTCCTCGATCTGGCCCGCAAGGCGAACCAGCCCGGGTGGTGGTACCAGTACCGCGACGTGCTCCCGGAATGGTTCAAGGCATACGTGAGCCTGGAGAGCGAAGCCTCGGTCATCCGTCTCTACGAACCCCACTACGTCCCCGGCCTGTTGCAGACACACGAGTACGCCGGGGCGCTCATGCGCGTCGGCTTCCCCGACGAGCCCAAGGAGGAGACAGCCCGCCGCGTCGATCTACGACTCAAACGCCAGGACCTGCTCGCCAAGCCGGACGCGCCCGCCATCTGGGCCGTCCTGGACGAGACGGTGCTGCGCCGGGCGGTCGGCGGGGCCGAGGTGATGCGGGCTCAGATCGACCGGCTGCACGCGGCCCTGGATCTGCCGAAGGTCCGGATTCAGATCATGCGTTTCGCGGCGGGCGCCCATCCCGGCGCCTTCGGCCCGTTCCACCACTTTCGCTTCGGATTCTCCGAACTGCCCGACATCGTCTACGTGGAGAGCCTGGCCGGCGCGGTCTATGTCGACCGGCCCGAGGACGTCGGCGCCTACCTCGAAGTACTGGACCGGATGTCCGTGCAGGCGGAGCCGGTTGATCGAACCCGGGCCATCCTGGGTGAACTGCGTAAGGAGTTGTGA
- a CDS encoding SDR family NAD(P)-dependent oxidoreductase translates to MRAAIPHLRDAGGGSVVLISSISGSKPGPPIQYGVAKSAQIYLAASLARELGPDGVRVNAVSPGSMLIPGRRWEHMRREDPERFAGFAAAELPGGEPVAPQEVARVVAFLLSDWSSGVSGAHVPVDRAQNAPSPDGY, encoded by the coding sequence GTGCGTGCCGCGATCCCGCACCTGCGGGACGCGGGCGGCGGCTCGGTCGTACTGATCTCGTCGATCTCCGGCTCGAAGCCGGGGCCGCCCATCCAGTACGGGGTCGCGAAGTCCGCCCAGATCTACCTGGCCGCGTCGCTCGCGCGTGAACTCGGTCCGGACGGGGTCCGGGTGAACGCCGTCTCCCCGGGGTCGATGCTCATCCCCGGCCGACGCTGGGAGCACATGCGCCGGGAGGATCCCGAGCGGTTCGCCGGGTTCGCGGCGGCGGAGCTGCCGGGCGGAGAACCGGTTGCGCCCCAGGAGGTGGCGCGGGTGGTGGCGTTCCTGCTGTCCGACTGGTCGAGCGGTGTCTCGGGCGCCCATGTGCCGGTGGACCGGGCGCAGAATGCCCCGTCCCCGGACGGGTACTGA
- a CDS encoding ATP-binding protein → MTAPRAQRHKPSPSPAHIPQADRAPLGQPHPTVIPVNRPSRLHTTIPAQPSRAADVRHMVTEHLRQLRLPPEYVDNAVLATDELFANAVQHARSGPGGTVTLTIECGESELRVTVGDQSPLLPRLRTAGGAEESGRGLAIVAALADGWGVAPPEPGSPGKRVWFTLELGWVP, encoded by the coding sequence ATGACGGCACCCAGGGCCCAGCGCCACAAGCCGTCGCCCTCCCCGGCACACATCCCCCAGGCAGACCGTGCGCCCCTCGGTCAGCCGCATCCCACCGTGATCCCGGTGAACAGACCTTCCCGCCTCCACACCACGATCCCCGCCCAGCCCTCGCGCGCCGCAGACGTGCGGCACATGGTCACCGAGCACCTCAGGCAGTTGCGGCTGCCGCCGGAGTACGTGGACAACGCCGTCCTCGCCACGGACGAGTTGTTCGCGAACGCGGTCCAGCACGCGCGTAGCGGCCCCGGCGGCACGGTCACCCTCACCATCGAGTGCGGCGAGTCCGAGCTGCGGGTGACGGTCGGCGATCAATCGCCGCTCCTGCCGCGGCTGCGTACGGCGGGCGGGGCCGAGGAGTCGGGTCGTGGGCTGGCCATCGTGGCTGCGCTGGCCGATGGCTGGGGTGTCGCACCTCCGGAGCCCGGCAGCCCGGGCAAGCGGGTGTGGTTCACGTTGGAGTTGGGGTGGGTGCCGTGA
- a CDS encoding DUF6624 domain-containing protein translates to MKSVLGQLTQVEASDESRLAGTSVRSDDGAAGTETADPLLPVAAALAAELLHRADHERDLMRRAQADPTPQRRSDIVACRRANADALKAVVHRHGWPAADRVGAHASTAALMILLHAPDLNFQLSCRDLIAQATLDGRCPAVHLAYIADHCAVEQRLPQFYGTRVNPVTLRPYPIRQPESLDERRRDVGLGPLEEQMEALRHGC, encoded by the coding sequence GTGAAGAGCGTGCTGGGGCAGCTGACGCAGGTCGAGGCCTCGGACGAGAGCCGTCTCGCCGGTACGTCGGTACGCTCAGACGACGGCGCGGCAGGTACCGAGACGGCAGACCCGTTGCTGCCGGTGGCGGCCGCCCTGGCCGCAGAACTGCTGCACCGGGCCGATCACGAGCGGGACCTCATGCGGCGGGCGCAGGCCGACCCCACCCCGCAGCGGCGGTCCGACATCGTCGCGTGCCGCCGTGCCAACGCCGATGCGCTCAAGGCCGTCGTCCACCGCCACGGCTGGCCGGCCGCCGACCGGGTGGGCGCCCACGCCTCGACCGCGGCCCTGATGATCCTGCTGCACGCCCCGGACCTGAACTTCCAGCTCTCCTGCCGGGACCTGATCGCCCAGGCCACCCTGGACGGCCGCTGCCCCGCCGTCCACCTCGCGTACATCGCCGACCACTGCGCCGTCGAGCAGCGCCTGCCGCAGTTCTACGGCACCCGCGTCAACCCCGTCACGCTGCGCCCGTACCCGATACGCCAGCCGGAAAGCCTCGACGAACGCCGCCGCGATGTCGGCCTGGGTCCGCTGGAGGAGCAGATGGAGGCGCTGCGACACGGTTGCTGA
- a CDS encoding polysaccharide lyase family 8 super-sandwich domain-containing protein, protein MDITRRGLLSALSAAGLVAGIPPGPASAEEAAAGMARILANTVAVFAGTAESNARPETAAKVATVHKAARANLTSMDDAGAGELFAGLVLGADPARLDTAFRRLYEIALATRTPGAADSDLFGNTAVQRRVIDGLVWLHERYYGDQSQGYYGNWFHWEIGLSQHISRTLVFLADQVQTYRPDLPRRYVASMDAYLRNGIDGDVNLDSRFHTGANLADITTNRILQGALLGDDARVRKALTDQLTVFATIDPYHLNHGVTDGYYANGSFIQHASVAYTGSYGKGLLTRVVQTLKILDGTGFAHGEDLVSTVQGWVRNGFAPLIFEGWMMEIVKGRAVSRTNTGYSDVAVVVEAVVDLSSLAEGADAAALKSYVKHIRSTSHTAPDPSGFVSPVSIVRYADIIGDATIPPADLGPASRSLAFNAMDRTVHRRPGYAFALARSSDRISKYEYMNGENLMPWFQGDGAYYLYLSGQDQTQAYGIDYFTTVSPYGLAGVTAPVEQRRTIPELYGKPYYDNPGHPLNFTSSSESQNTYVYFPRGTNRHSGGAVLGTYGAAGMVQSCDVAHRDKAAGLLPDDFVVHRNASATKSWFLLDEEIVVLAAGVGDSAGRAVTTTVDARTAAPDDQVSVTGRLRDGRPWTGTGTGDLRWLRYANATQRTAVGYVFLDTPPVRVALEKVTRSRRVVRTSNPDTAVARSVFGVTVDQVPGAQPARLAYALVPNAGETRLQAYRHGPLKVLANTSGLQAITHTGLGLTAANSFTPGHHETAGLRIEGPASVMVRRERHGLTTVAVSDPTTDRDTVGVLLHGRPLREVTSDAGVRVRSVRGGTRLEFDTGHAYGRSFTVVLRG, encoded by the coding sequence ATGGACATCACCCGCAGAGGCCTGTTGTCCGCTCTGTCAGCTGCTGGTCTGGTGGCGGGGATTCCCCCCGGGCCGGCGAGCGCGGAGGAGGCCGCCGCGGGCATGGCACGGATTCTGGCCAACACGGTGGCGGTCTTCGCCGGGACCGCCGAGTCCAATGCCCGGCCGGAGACGGCCGCCAAGGTGGCGACCGTTCACAAGGCCGCGCGGGCGAATCTGACGTCGATGGACGACGCCGGCGCGGGCGAGCTGTTCGCCGGTCTGGTGCTCGGCGCCGACCCGGCCCGCCTGGACACCGCCTTCCGGCGGCTGTATGAGATCGCGCTCGCCACCCGCACACCGGGCGCGGCTGATTCGGACCTGTTCGGGAACACGGCCGTGCAGCGCCGGGTGATCGACGGTCTCGTGTGGCTGCACGAGCGCTACTACGGCGACCAGTCCCAGGGCTACTACGGCAACTGGTTCCACTGGGAGATCGGTCTGTCCCAGCACATCAGCAGGACGCTCGTGTTCCTCGCGGACCAGGTGCAGACCTACCGCCCGGACCTCCCGCGCAGGTACGTCGCCTCGATGGACGCCTACCTCCGCAACGGCATCGACGGGGACGTGAACCTCGACTCGCGCTTCCACACCGGCGCCAACCTCGCCGACATCACCACGAACCGGATCCTGCAGGGCGCGCTCCTCGGCGACGACGCCCGCGTCCGCAAGGCCCTCACCGACCAGCTGACCGTCTTCGCCACCATCGACCCGTACCACCTCAACCACGGTGTCACCGACGGCTACTACGCCAACGGCTCCTTCATCCAGCACGCCTCGGTCGCCTACACCGGCTCGTACGGCAAGGGCCTGCTGACCCGTGTGGTGCAGACCCTGAAGATTCTCGACGGCACGGGCTTCGCACACGGTGAGGACCTGGTGTCCACCGTCCAGGGCTGGGTGCGCAACGGCTTCGCCCCGCTCATCTTCGAGGGCTGGATGATGGAGATCGTCAAGGGGAGGGCGGTCTCGCGGACGAACACCGGCTACAGCGACGTCGCCGTGGTCGTCGAGGCCGTGGTCGATCTGTCGTCGCTCGCGGAGGGCGCCGACGCCGCCGCCCTGAAGAGCTACGTCAAGCACATCCGGTCGACCTCGCACACGGCTCCCGACCCTTCCGGTTTCGTCTCCCCGGTCAGCATCGTCCGGTACGCCGACATCATCGGCGACGCGACCATCCCGCCCGCGGACCTGGGCCCCGCCTCGCGCAGCCTCGCCTTCAACGCGATGGACAGGACCGTGCACCGCAGACCCGGATACGCCTTCGCGCTCGCCCGCAGTTCCGACCGGATCAGCAAGTACGAGTACATGAACGGCGAGAACCTCATGCCATGGTTCCAGGGGGACGGGGCGTACTACCTCTACCTCTCCGGACAGGATCAGACCCAGGCGTACGGCATCGACTACTTCACCACGGTCTCCCCGTACGGCCTCGCCGGAGTCACCGCACCGGTCGAGCAACGGCGCACGATCCCCGAGCTGTACGGGAAGCCGTACTACGACAACCCCGGCCACCCGCTGAACTTCACCTCGTCCTCCGAGTCGCAGAACACGTACGTCTACTTCCCGCGAGGCACCAACCGGCACTCCGGCGGCGCTGTCCTCGGGACGTACGGGGCCGCCGGGATGGTGCAGTCCTGCGATGTCGCCCACCGCGACAAAGCGGCAGGTCTGCTGCCGGACGACTTCGTCGTCCACCGCAATGCGAGCGCGACGAAGTCGTGGTTCCTGCTCGACGAGGAGATCGTGGTCCTCGCAGCGGGGGTCGGTGACAGCGCCGGGCGGGCCGTGACCACGACCGTCGACGCCCGTACCGCCGCACCGGACGACCAGGTCTCCGTCACCGGCAGGCTCCGCGACGGCCGGCCCTGGACCGGCACGGGCACCGGTGACCTGCGCTGGCTGCGCTACGCCAATGCCACGCAGCGGACCGCCGTCGGCTACGTCTTCCTCGACACTCCGCCGGTCCGGGTCGCCCTGGAGAAGGTCACCCGCAGCCGCCGGGTCGTGCGCACCTCGAACCCGGACACCGCCGTGGCCCGCAGCGTGTTCGGTGTCACGGTCGACCAGGTTCCCGGAGCGCAACCGGCCCGCCTGGCCTACGCGTTGGTGCCGAACGCGGGGGAGACCCGACTCCAGGCGTACCGGCACGGCCCGCTGAAGGTCCTGGCGAACACCTCGGGCCTCCAGGCCATCACCCACACCGGCCTCGGCCTGACGGCCGCCAACAGCTTCACGCCCGGCCACCACGAGACCGCCGGGCTACGCATCGAGGGGCCCGCCTCGGTGATGGTGCGGCGCGAGCGGCACGGCCTGACCACCGTCGCCGTGTCCGACCCGACCACGGACCGAGACACGGTCGGCGTCCTCCTGCACGGCCGTCCGCTGCGGGAGGTCACGTCCGACGCCGGAGTTCGCGTGAGGTCGGTCCGGGGCGGAACCCGCCTGGAGTTCGACACCGGGCACGCGTACGGCCGGAGCTTTACGGTCGTACTGCGCGGCTGA